From the genome of Pectobacterium atrosepticum:
AGGATCATCCAGCGAGGTTCAGGGGGCTTTCCCACTATCGATTTCCAACGCGGCGAATGCACCTTCTGCTACGACTGCGCTCGCGCGTGTCCACAAGCGCTGTTCGCGGAAAGCCACACCGCGCCGTGGGAATATCACCTGACGATTCAGGATGCCTGTTTATCGCTACATCAGGTGGAATGCCGCAGCTGTCAGGATGCGTGTGAAACAGGCGCGATACGGTTTCGGCCAACCCTCGGACGCATTGCCGCACCGTCGATCGATGATGACGCCTGTACCACCTGCGGCGCATGTATTTCAGGGTGCCCCGTCGGTGCCATGTCGATGAAAAAAATAACAGCGGAATATCACACCGCGCCAGCGCGTCTCACGACGCAACAGGAAAACCGATGAGCACAGTCTGGCATGTTTGCAGTGTAGTGGTTCACGTCAAGACGGAACGTATGGCGGCGGTAAGCGACGTATTGGAAAAATTACCCAATGTGGAGGTTGCCGCCAGCGATAGCGATACCGGAAAAATGGCCGTGGTACTGGAGTCAGATTCAGAAGACACGCTGTTAAAACACATAGCGTCAATACGCGAGCTTGCAGGCGTATTGGCGGTTTCGCTGGTTTATCACCAGCTTGATGAACAATCTCAGGGTGAGGAAATACCATGAAACTCAGTCGACGACACTTTATGAAGGCGAACGCTGTTGCTGCGGCCGCCGCGGTCGCAGGCATCACCATCCCTATCGCGGTTCGCGCCGCGACCGAGCAGTCGGATGCAATCCACTGGGATAAAGCCCCCTGCCGCTTCTGTGGCGTAGGATGCGGTGTCTTGGTGGGGACGCAAAATGGGCGCATCGTCGCCAGTCAGGGCGATCCCGAAGCACCGGTTAACCGTGGACTAAACTGCATCAAAGGCTATTTCCTGCCCAAAATCATGTACGGACAGGATCGCCTGACCCAGCCTTTGCTACGCATGCGTAACGGCCAGTTCGACAAAGAAGGCGAATTCACTCCCATCTCCTGGGACAAAGCGTTTGACATCATGGCGGAGAAATTCAAAACCGCGCTGAAGGAGAAAGGCCCGAACGCAATAGGTATGTTTGGCTCTGGGCAATCAACGATTTGGGAAGGTTATGCCTCCGCCAAACTGTTCAAAGCCGGTTTCCGTTCCAACAATATTGACCCTAACGCGCGCCACTGTATGGCCTCGGCGGTGGTAGGCTTTATGCGTACCTTCGGTATGGATGAACCCATGGGTTGCTACGATGATATCGAGCAGACCGATGCGTTTGTGCTGTGGGGCTCCAACATGGCGGAGATGCACCCGATTCTCTGGTCGCGTATTACTGACCGCAGCCTGTCAAACAACAATGTCACGGTCGCTGTGCTGTCTACCTATCAGCACCGCAGTTTTGAGCTGGCAGATAACGGGATGGTGTTTACGCCGCAAACCGATCTCGCCATTCTCAACTACATCGCCAACTACATTATTCAAAACAATGCGGTGAACGAGGCGTTCTTTACTCGCCACGTGAATCTACGTAGAGGCGTAACCGATATCGGTTACGGGCTACGCCCGACGCACCCGTTGGAAAAAGCGGCGAAAAATCCCGGTTCCGACGCGTCCGAGCCGATGAGTTTTGAAGAATACAAAGCCTTTGTCGCCGACTATACGCTGGAAAAAACGGTCGCGATCAGCGGCGTTCCTGCCGACCAGTTGGAAGCGCTGGCAAAACTCTACGCCGATCCGAAGAAAAAAGTGATCTCCTATTGGACTATGGGCTTTAACCAGCACACGCGCGGCGTCTGGGCGAACAATCTGGTCTATAACATCCACCTGCTGACCGGCAAGATCTCTCAACCGGGCTGCGGGCCGTTCTCGTTAACCGGGCAACCTTCTGCCTGCGGCACCGCGCGTGAAGTCGGCACCTTTGCCCACCGCCTGCCAGCAGACATGGTCGTAACCAACGAGAAACACCGTGCGATTGCGGAAAAACTGTGGCAGTTACCGACAGGCACCATCCCTGAAAAAATCGGTCTGCACGCCGTCGCACAAGATCGGGCGCTGAAAGACGGCACGCTGAATGCCTATTGGGTGATGTGTAACAACAACATGCAGGCTGGCCCTAACATCAATCAGGAACGTATGCCGGGCTGGCGCGATCCGCGCAATTTCATTGTCGTTTCCGACCCTTACCCAACCATCAGCGCACTGGCCGCCGACCTGATTTTGCCTACCGCGATGTGGGTGGAAAAAGAAGGGGCCTACGGCAACGCCGAGCGTCGGACACAGTTCTGGCGTCAGCAGGTTAAAGCGCCGGGCGAGTCAAAATCGGACCTGTGGCAGGTCGTCAGCTTTGCCAAACGTTTCACCGTGGAGGACGTGTGGCCGGAAGAACTCCTGGCGCAGAAACCGGCCTATCGCGGCAAAACGCTCTATGACGTGCTGTTTGCGAACGATGTCACCACGCGCTTCCCGCTCAGCGAATTAGCGGAAAATCAGCTGAACGACGAATCTCGCGAATTTGGTTTTTATTTGCAGAAAGGTCTGTTTGAAGAATACGCCGCGTTTGGCCGGGGACACGGTCACGATTTAGCACCATTCGATGCTTATCATAAGGCTCGCGGGCTACGCTGGCCGGTCGTTGACGGCAAGGAAACGCAGTGGCGCTACAGCGAAGGGCACGATCCTTACGTCAAAGCGGGAGAAGCCTACCGTTTTTACGGTAAACCGGATGGCAAGGCGGTGATTTTCGCGCTGCCATACGAACCCGCAGCAGAAGCGCCGGACGAAGAATACGATCTCTGGTTCTCTACCGGTCGCGTGCTGGAGCACTGGCACACCGGCAGCATGACGCGTCGCGTACCAGAGCTGCATCGCGCCTTCCCCGAAGCCGTGCTGTTTATCCACCCTCAGGATGCCAAAGCGCGCGATCTACGACGCGGTGAGAAAGTGCGCATCATCTCACGCCGTGGCGAAGTCATCTCCGTGGTTGAGACTCGCGGTCGTAATAAACCGCCGCGCGGGCTGGTGTATATGCCGTTCTTCGACGCCGCACAGATGACCAACGTCCTGACGCTGGATGCGACCGATCCGCTGTCGAAAGAAACGGACTTTAAGAAATGTGCCGTCAAGCTGGCTAAGGTGTAGCGAACATGGCACGCCCGGAGAATTCACCACCCGCTCGCCGCCGCTTTCTGCGTGACGCCGTTCGTGCCGTTGCGGGTTTATCCGTAGCGGTGACGATACTCGGCATTCAGCAGCGGCGCGCGCAGGCTGACGTACTCCGGCTGCGGCCGCCGGGTGCGCTGCCTGAAGCGACGTTTTCCGGTGCCTGCATCCGCTGTGGTCAATGTGTTCAGGCCTGCCCCTACGACACGCTAAAGCTGGCGACGCTGGTATCCGGTCCCGCAGCGGGTAGCCCTTACTTTGTCGCGCGTGATATCCCGTGTGAGATGTGCGAGGACATTCCCTGCGTGGTCGCCTGCCCTAGCGGTGCCTTACAGCCGCTGGATTCTATCGATGATGCCCGCATGGGATTGGCGGTGCTGTTAGATCAGGAGAACTGCCTGAACTATCAGGGGTTACGCTGCGAGGTGTGTTATCGCGTCTGCCCCCTTATCGATAGCGCCATCACACTGGAGCCAGAGCGCAATGCCCGTACCGGAAAGCATGCTCGCTTTCTGCCTACCGTGCATAGCGATGTCTGTACCGGCTGCGGCAAGTGTGAAAAAGCCTGCGTGCTGGAACAACCTGCGATAAAGGTCTTACCGCGCACGCTGGCAAAAGGCGAACTCGGGCATCACTACCGTTTCAGTTGGCTGGAGGCACGCGATGGCAAATCGTAAGCAAGACGCTGGACGAGAAGCTCGGGCGAAAAAAGGTTGGTGGCGAAGTCACCGCTGGCTGGTACTGCGCCGCCTGACCCAATCTCTGGTGCTGCTGATGTTCCTCAGCGGCCCGCTGTTAGGGTTCTGGATCTTGCGCGGTAACTACAGCTCCAGCCGATTGCTCAACACCGTGCCACTTAGCGATCCGCTAATGGTGCTGCAAAGTCTGGCCAGCGGCCACCTGCCCGCCGCACTTGCACTGGTCGGGGCGCTGATTATTGCGCTGAGCTATGCGCTGGCGGGCAAGCGCCTGTTCTGTAGCTGGGTCTGCCCCGTGAATCCGCTCACCGATTTAGCCGCCTGGCTGCGTCGTCGTTTCGGCATCACCGCCTCGGCAACACTCCCCCGCAACCTGCGCTATCTGCTGCTGATACTTATTCTGGCAGGTAGCGCACTGACGGGCGGGCTGCTGTGGGAATGGGTCAACCCTGTCTCATTGGCGAGCCGTGGGCTGATTTTTGGGTTTGGTGCAGGCATCTGGCTGCTATTAGCGTTGTTTTTGTTTGATTTATTGGTCGTGGAACACGGCTGGTGCGGGCACCTTTGCCCGACGGGTGCGCTGTACGGTGCGCTTGGCAGTAAAGGCGCATTAGTTGTGGATGCCGCCAAACGTGAACGCTGTACGCGCTGCATGGACTGTTTTCATGTCTGTCCAGAGCCGCAGGTATTGCGCGCACCCTTGCTCGATAAAGACAGTCCGGTACAGGTGACTGACCGAGACTGCATAACATGCGGACGCTGTATTGATGTCTGCGCTGAAGACGTTTTTAAAATAACCCTTAGATGGAAATCGGGAGCAAAGTCATGAAAAGCCTGAGAATGGGATGGTTTCGTTGGATCACCGCCTTGGCAATAATGTGCAGTGCGATAGCCACTGCACAGGTCGATTTAAGTCAATCGCCGGAAGTCGCCGCGACACAGCCGGGAAATAGCCGGATGCCGAAGCAGCAGGAGCGTATGGCGCTCAACTATGTCAACCAACCGCCGATGATCCCACATAGCGTGGATGGCTATCAGGTCACCCCAACCTTTAACCGCTGCTTACAGTGTCACGGAGTAGAGAACTACCGTTCCACCAGCGCCCCCCGCGTCAGCCCGACCCACTTTGTCGACAGAGACGGTAAAGTGCTGAGCAATGTGGCCCCCGCACGCCATTTCTGCCTGCAATGCCATGTGCCGCAGACGGATAGTTCGCCGATTACCGGCAACACGTTCACCCCTTCTAAAGGCTTTGGACAGTGAGGTTTGCTATGAAACAGCCAGGAAAAGTAGGACGGTTGTTGCGCCAGCTGTGGCAATGGTGGCGTCGCCCAAGTCGGCTGGCACTGGGAACGTTGCTGATTAGCGGCTTCGCGGGCGGTATTTTCTTTCTGGCGACATCCCAGAAAGGCATGGAAATGAGCAACAGCGAGGCGTTCTGCATCAGCTGTCATGAGATGCGCAATACCGTCTATCAGGAATATATGGAAACCGCGCACTACAGCAACCGCAGCGGCGTGCGTGCCACCTGCCCGGATTGCCACGTTCCGCATGAATTAGTGCCGAAAATGGTGCGTAAGATTCAGGCCAGTAAAGAGCTGTACGGCAAAATAATGGGCACCATCGACACGCCACAAAAATTCGAAGCACACCGACTAACGATGGCGCAGAGCGAATGGCGGCGTATGAAAAATAACAACTCTCAGGAATGCCGCAACTGCCACAACGTTGACTATATGGACTTATCAGGGCAAAAAACGGTCGCGGCGGAAAAACACAGCGAAGCGATAAAACTCGGTCAAACCTGTATCGATTGCCACAAAGGCATCGCACACAAACTGCCGGACATGCACGGCGTCAAAAGCGGGTTATAAGCACACCTCTTCTTAACACATAGGACGGTGTATGCCGTCCTCACCACAAGCGGAAACATCCGACCCAAACTAGCAATGTGCTGGGTTCAGTCTTTTGACCTTATGGGTTGGCTCGCGTAAAAAATCGCGCTGAGGTGGGCGTAGCCGCCGGATGAGCGGCATGGACGCCGCGAAAGCCTGCGCCGCGTAAGACAAAAACGTCAAAGACGTTTTTAAACAGCACTTGTGCTGGCCCGAAGGGCGAGTCCCATTAATGGGGCGAGTAATCGCGTCGCAGGTGGTCCGAACCGCGGATACGAACGCCGAAGGCATCGCCAAGCGGCGCGATTTCCCGCAAAAAGCCAGGGGTCACGGGGCGACGGCGATGAGCCGCCCCGTGTCGGGCGCGTGCGACGCGAGTTGCAGAAATTCACGCGGCGTGTAGCGCACGAAACCTTCACCGTAACAACAGAAACAACAAAAGGGCGAGGTTGCTGACACAGTCCGTAGAGCGGGAGTAACGGATAGATCGTAAAGACGCTGTGAATACATCCTTGTACGCTCGGCTTGCGCCATCCCTGGCGCAAACGCTTTACTCTTCTATTCCGTTACTCCCGTTTTCATTCGGCAAATAAGTTTGTCAACGGTCTGAGGGCGATATATCGCCCTTTTGCTCAAGACAAAGATAAAAAGAACTTACTTCCCAGTTACCGCCTGCACCGACAGAGAGGCTTCGGCCTGCGCCACACTGCGCTCGATGACAGCACGGCGTGTGTCGTTTTGCGGGAGCAGTTTTAGCATCGCTTTCCAGGCATCAATCGCGTCTTGATAGCGCTGGGCTTCATAGGCATTGAAAGCCAAAAGGCTCAGTACGCGCACATTGGTCGAGCCGGAATTCATCAGCTCACGCAGCATGTCACCACCGCGCTGGCTATCACGCGGGTCGGTGGATCTCGAAAGTAGATCGGCATAATCCAGCGCCAGATCCGTATTTTTCGGATCGAGCTGGAACGCTTTGGCAAACGCCTGCACAGACATGTCATAGTTATTCAGCAAGCCCGCAATACGCCCCAGCATCCACCAGTCTTGTGCATTATCTGGCTGCGCTTCCAGTTGGCTGCGTAACCCCAAACCGAGGCGCGAGACTTCTTCGATGGTCAGTGGTTCTGCATCAGCATCCAGCGCTCGCTTCATCAGATCTGGCGTTAACGCCACCACCTGCTGCAACTCTTGCACCCGATTAACCGCAGAAGTCTGCCAAAACACACCGAGGCTGACGATGACCAGCAACAGCACACCCGGCAGCAAAACCCAACGGTTCAACGGACGCCGTTGTACCGTTGTACCGTCAGGAATATCTTGCAATAGCGTATGCTGGAGTTCTTCAACTAACTGAGCACGCTCCTGCTCATTGGCAACATCCCCATTAAGTTCACGCAGACGATCGCGATACAGCGCCTGATTGATCGCATCGCGATCGTATTCGCCCCGTGACGACCACGGCGCAAGCAGCAGCGCGGACAGTGCAATCAGCGATAAGACAATGATGGTTGTCAGTAACATCATTCCGATTTCTCCTCACGTCCCAACAACATCTGCAAACGCTTTTTATCCTGTTCACTCATCGGTTCTTTGGCACTTCTGATGCGGCGCGCGCGCTGAATAATCATCGCCGCCCCCGCCGCCAGAAACAGCGCAGGCAATAGCCATAGCAGGATCGTGAAAGGCGTAATCGGCGGTTCATACGTCACAAAATAACCGTAACGATCCACCATATAATCGACAACCTGCTCTTTCGTTTGCCCTTGCTGCATGAGCTCATACACTTTCTGCCGCATATCCGAAGCAATCATCGAATTGGAATCGGCAATGCTGTTGTTCTGGCATTTTGGGCAGCGCAGTTGCATCGTCAATTCGCGAAACTGTTGCTCCTGCGTGTCGTTGTCAAAACGCAATACTTCGGATGACGCCAGCACGCTGAACGACAGCAGCAGTGCACCAAGGAAGCTGAGCACTCTCATGCGCCGCCCTCCTTGCTGTATTTTTCCCACAGCGGTTGCAGCGTTTCTTGCCACACCTGCATGTTGAGATCGCCCGCATGGCGATAGCGAATGATGCCTTTCCCGTCGATCAGGAAGGTTTCCGGCGCGCCGTACACACCTAGATCTAGCCCCAACATGCCGTCGCCATCAAACAAGCTCATTGCATAGGGGTTGCCTAGCGTCTTCAACCATTCAACCGCTTTGGGGCGTTCATCTTTATAATTCATGCCCACGACGCGAATTCCCTGCGCCGCCAGCGTATTGAGAAACTGGTGTTCAGCCCTACACGTTGGGCACCAGGTCGCCCAGACGTTTAGCAGCAGCGGCTTGCCATCACTCAGTTCAGATTGGCTGTAAATCTTTCCCGGCTGATCCAGCGATTCAAGACGAAACGCAGGGATTGATTTGCCAATCAGGGCGGACTCCAGTCGCATGGG
Proteins encoded in this window:
- the napH gene encoding quinol dehydrogenase ferredoxin subunit NapH yields the protein MANRKQDAGREARAKKGWWRSHRWLVLRRLTQSLVLLMFLSGPLLGFWILRGNYSSSRLLNTVPLSDPLMVLQSLASGHLPAALALVGALIIALSYALAGKRLFCSWVCPVNPLTDLAAWLRRRFGITASATLPRNLRYLLLILILAGSALTGGLLWEWVNPVSLASRGLIFGFGAGIWLLLALFLFDLLVVEHGWCGHLCPTGALYGALGSKGALVVDAAKRERCTRCMDCFHVCPEPQVLRAPLLDKDSPVQVTDRDCITCGRCIDVCAEDVFKITLRWKSGAKS
- the napF gene encoding ferredoxin-type protein NapF, with protein sequence MTNLSRRSLLTGGLQRTDNALRPPWSGAESHFLSQCTRCNACVEACETRIIQRGSGGFPTIDFQRGECTFCYDCARACPQALFAESHTAPWEYHLTIQDACLSLHQVECRSCQDACETGAIRFRPTLGRIAAPSIDDDACTTCGACISGCPVGAMSMKKITAEYHTAPARLTTQQENR
- the ccmI gene encoding c-type cytochrome biogenesis protein CcmI, producing the protein MMLLTTIIVLSLIALSALLLAPWSSRGEYDRDAINQALYRDRLRELNGDVANEQERAQLVEELQHTLLQDIPDGTTVQRRPLNRWVLLPGVLLLVIVSLGVFWQTSAVNRVQELQQVVALTPDLMKRALDADAEPLTIEEVSRLGLGLRSQLEAQPDNAQDWWMLGRIAGLLNNYDMSVQAFAKAFQLDPKNTDLALDYADLLSRSTDPRDSQRGGDMLRELMNSGSTNVRVLSLLAFNAYEAQRYQDAIDAWKAMLKLLPQNDTRRAVIERSVAQAEASLSVQAVTGK
- the napG gene encoding ferredoxin-type protein NapG, producing the protein MARPENSPPARRRFLRDAVRAVAGLSVAVTILGIQQRRAQADVLRLRPPGALPEATFSGACIRCGQCVQACPYDTLKLATLVSGPAAGSPYFVARDIPCEMCEDIPCVVACPSGALQPLDSIDDARMGLAVLLDQENCLNYQGLRCEVCYRVCPLIDSAITLEPERNARTGKHARFLPTVHSDVCTGCGKCEKACVLEQPAIKVLPRTLAKGELGHHYRFSWLEARDGKS
- a CDS encoding DsbE family thiol:disulfide interchange protein, which encodes MSRKILLIPLALFLLLAVALLWQLVRNSDGDDPMRLESALIGKSIPAFRLESLDQPGKIYSQSELSDGKPLLLNVWATWCPTCRAEHQFLNTLAAQGIRVVGMNYKDERPKAVEWLKTLGNPYAMSLFDGDGMLGLDLGVYGAPETFLIDGKGIIRYRHAGDLNMQVWQETLQPLWEKYSKEGGA
- a CDS encoding cytochrome c-type biogenesis protein CcmH; translation: MRVLSFLGALLLSFSVLASSEVLRFDNDTQEQQFRELTMQLRCPKCQNNSIADSNSMIASDMRQKVYELMQQGQTKEQVVDYMVDRYGYFVTYEPPITPFTILLWLLPALFLAAGAAMIIQRARRIRSAKEPMSEQDKKRLQMLLGREEKSE
- the napA gene encoding nitrate reductase catalytic subunit NapA; translated protein: MKLSRRHFMKANAVAAAAAVAGITIPIAVRAATEQSDAIHWDKAPCRFCGVGCGVLVGTQNGRIVASQGDPEAPVNRGLNCIKGYFLPKIMYGQDRLTQPLLRMRNGQFDKEGEFTPISWDKAFDIMAEKFKTALKEKGPNAIGMFGSGQSTIWEGYASAKLFKAGFRSNNIDPNARHCMASAVVGFMRTFGMDEPMGCYDDIEQTDAFVLWGSNMAEMHPILWSRITDRSLSNNNVTVAVLSTYQHRSFELADNGMVFTPQTDLAILNYIANYIIQNNAVNEAFFTRHVNLRRGVTDIGYGLRPTHPLEKAAKNPGSDASEPMSFEEYKAFVADYTLEKTVAISGVPADQLEALAKLYADPKKKVISYWTMGFNQHTRGVWANNLVYNIHLLTGKISQPGCGPFSLTGQPSACGTAREVGTFAHRLPADMVVTNEKHRAIAEKLWQLPTGTIPEKIGLHAVAQDRALKDGTLNAYWVMCNNNMQAGPNINQERMPGWRDPRNFIVVSDPYPTISALAADLILPTAMWVEKEGAYGNAERRTQFWRQQVKAPGESKSDLWQVVSFAKRFTVEDVWPEELLAQKPAYRGKTLYDVLFANDVTTRFPLSELAENQLNDESREFGFYLQKGLFEEYAAFGRGHGHDLAPFDAYHKARGLRWPVVDGKETQWRYSEGHDPYVKAGEAYRFYGKPDGKAVIFALPYEPAAEAPDEEYDLWFSTGRVLEHWHTGSMTRRVPELHRAFPEAVLFIHPQDAKARDLRRGEKVRIISRRGEVISVVETRGRNKPPRGLVYMPFFDAAQMTNVLTLDATDPLSKETDFKKCAVKLAKV
- the napC gene encoding cytochrome c-type protein NapC; translated protein: MKQPGKVGRLLRQLWQWWRRPSRLALGTLLISGFAGGIFFLATSQKGMEMSNSEAFCISCHEMRNTVYQEYMETAHYSNRSGVRATCPDCHVPHELVPKMVRKIQASKELYGKIMGTIDTPQKFEAHRLTMAQSEWRRMKNNNSQECRNCHNVDYMDLSGQKTVAAEKHSEAIKLGQTCIDCHKGIAHKLPDMHGVKSGL
- a CDS encoding nitrate reductase cytochrome c-type subunit — protein: MKSLRMGWFRWITALAIMCSAIATAQVDLSQSPEVAATQPGNSRMPKQQERMALNYVNQPPMIPHSVDGYQVTPTFNRCLQCHGVENYRSTSAPRVSPTHFVDRDGKVLSNVAPARHFCLQCHVPQTDSSPITGNTFTPSKGFGQ
- the napD gene encoding chaperone NapD encodes the protein MSTVWHVCSVVVHVKTERMAAVSDVLEKLPNVEVAASDSDTGKMAVVLESDSEDTLLKHIASIRELAGVLAVSLVYHQLDEQSQGEEIP